In Mus musculus strain C57BL/6J chromosome 1, GRCm38.p6 C57BL/6J, a single genomic region encodes these proteins:
- the Cacybp gene encoding calcyclin-binding protein, which translates to MASVLEELQKDLEEVKVLLEKSTRKRLRDTLTSEKSKIETELKNKMQQKSQKKPELDNEKPAAVVAPLTTGYTVKISNYGWDQSDKFVKIYITLTGVHQVPTENVQVHFTERSFDLLVKNLNGKNYSMIVNNLLKPISVESSSKKVKTDTVIILCRKKAENTRWDYLTQVEKECKEKEKPSYDTEADPSEGLMNVLKKIYEDGDDDMKRTINKAWVESREKQAREDTEF; encoded by the exons ATGGCTTCCGTTTTGGAAGAG TTGCAGAAAGACCTAGAAGAGGTCAAAGTATTGCTGGAAAAGTCCACTAGGAAAAGACTACGTGATACTCTTACAAGTGAAAAGTCCAAGATTGAGACGGAACTCAAGAACAAGATGCAACAGAAGTCGCAGAAGAAACCAGAACTTGATAATGAAAAGCCAGCTGCTGTGGTTGCTCCTCTTACAACAGGATACACCGTGAAAATCAGTAATTATG GATGGGATCAGTCAGATAAGTTTGTGAAAATCTACATTACCTTGACTGGCGTCCATCAGGTGCCCACTGAGAACGTGCAGGTGCACTTCACAGAGAG GTCATTTGATCTTCTGGTAAAAAACCTCAATGGCAAGAATTACTCCATGATTGTGAACAATCTTTTGAAACCTATCTCTGTGGAAAGCAGTTCAAAAAAA GTCAAGACTGATACAGTAATTATTCTATgtagaaagaaagcagaaaacacaAGATGGGACTACTTAACACAGGTGGAAAAGGAATGCAAAGAGAAAGA AAAGCCTTCCTACGACACGGAGGCAGACCCTAGTGAGGGATTAATGAATGTTCTAAAGAAAATTTATGAAGACGGAGACGATGATATGAAGCGAACCATTAATAAAGCGTGGGTGGAATCCAGAGAGAAGCAAGCCAGAGAAGACACGGAATTTTGA